The Cloeon dipterum chromosome 3, ieCloDipt1.1, whole genome shotgun sequence genome includes a region encoding these proteins:
- the LOC135941233 gene encoding glutamic acid-rich protein-like — translation MSSTENNAEVAVENVKENNEKVVADAKAEIKGTKRPAEDKDDDVKKQKKEENGDEDEVEDEEDVEGEDEDEEEEIPEGEEEEDEDGEGEGEAEDGDDDDDA, via the exons ATGAGTTCCACAGAAAACAACGCCGAAGTGGCCGTCGAGAACGTTAAGGAGAACAACGAGAAGGTTGTCGCCGACGCCAAGGCGGAAATCAAGGGAACAAAGAGGCCGGCGGAG GACAAAGACGATGACGtcaaaaaacagaaaaaggaGGAAAACGGAGACGAGGACGAAGTGGAAGACGAGGAGGATGTAGAAGGAGAAGATGAGgacgaagaagaagaaattcCCGAGGGTGAAG AGGAGGAAGATGAAGACGGCGAGGGCGAAGGGGAGGCAGAAGACGGCGACGACGATGACGACGCATAA
- the RpL36A gene encoding large ribosomal subunit protein eL42, translated as MVNVPKSRRTFCKKCKKHKPHKVTQYKKSKERHAAQGRRRYDRKQQGFGGQTKPIFRKKAKTTKKIVLRMECSDCKFRKQIPLKRCKHFELGGDKKRKGQMIQF; from the exons ATG GTTAACGTCCCGAAGTCGAGGCGGACTTTTtgcaagaaatgcaaaaagcaTAAGCCACACAAGGTGACACAGTACAAGAAGTCGAAGGAACGTCATGCGGCTCAGGGCAGAAGACGTTACGACAGGAAACAGCAAGGTTTCGGCGGACAAACAAAGCCCATCTTCAGGAAGAAG GCAAAGACAACCAAGAAGATTGTCTTAAGGATGGAATGCTCAGACTGCAAATTCAGAAAGCAGATCCCCCTGAAGAGGTGCAAGCACTTTGAACTTGGAGGAGACAAGAAGAGAAAg GGACAGATGATCCAGTTCTAA